The Scophthalmus maximus strain ysfricsl-2021 chromosome 14, ASM2237912v1, whole genome shotgun sequence region TGCGAGTCTCTGGTCTTATTTCTCTCTGAACTTCTTGTACGATGTTCCTTGTCCCTGGATGttcccctcctcctgttctctctgtcactgttgcGTCGTCTTTCCTGACTCCTGCTACGTTCCCTGTCCCTCTCGCTGTCCTTTTCTCGTTtttcgtctttttcttttgacgcTGCAGTTCCGCCCCTATCCCTGTTTCTGCTACTCGATCTATGCCCATCTTTTGTAGTTCTTTCCTTGCTTTGTGATTTTGTTCTAGTTCCCTCACCATTTCGTCCTTTTGTGTCCTCTTTATGCTTTTTGTCAGACTCATGGCCCTTATTTTTATCTTTACTAGGATCCGATTCTGAttccttttccttcttattAACATCTCGGTTTTTGCTCCCCGAGCGACCTCTCCTTTCATCACTTTTGTGCTTGTGACCTTCGTCTCTGCTTTTTGAtcttctgctcttctctctgcttttaCTGCGACTTTGAGATTTATCTTGTTTCTTTGACTTGTGTTTGCTATGCTTCTCATCCTTCTCTACAGCCTCCTCTTCTTTGCTTTTAGATCTATGTGACCGactcttcttgtcttttttacCCTCAGCTGTTTTGTCATGCTTCGTGCTGGAggcccgtctctctcttcttggAGCTTTGGCAGCTTCATCCTTGGCCTCACTCATGTcacctctgtaaaaaaaaacaaaataaagtgaCTACATGGATAGAAAAGCTGAAACACCTATTGCACCTGGAGTTCTCTATTCTAATCAATCGTAACATTCTCAGATTTGTGACACATGAATCAATACAGACAAAAAACCACAAACTTACTCTCCATCTTtaccactttttcttttttaaaatatatttttccaaacTGTCCACAAGGTGGCCAAGGTCAGGGCATCTCACCTGTCACCCTTAATCCAGCGTTCTCCAGTCACTGCCCTCATCCTCTGACGCTGCAGCTCTTGACGCCAGTGTGGAGGAGTTTCACTTCGCCGAAAACGATCTCTGGACCTTGAGCGAGACGGAGTTCGGTATCTCTGCATTGGAGAAACGACAAACCGATTACTTCTGTTTGATACAGACACTAAAAAGACTGGAAGCAACTTCAGtcgagacagaaaaaaaacagcaatttaAAAGGTTAATAAATGGTCAAATGTAAATTTAGTCATCTGCCATATGAAAGTAACTTGACATAATCCAGTCTCATGCgacacaaaatgaaactgaCGATTTTGGCTTCTAATTGTTGCAGTCCACTTACCCTCGGACCTCTGCCTTTTATCTTCCTGCCAGATCTCGTCATCACGAGTCTTTTGTGATATGCTGACTGAGAATTATAAGTTGTGCTAGCACTGGAAACAAAGAGTCATGGGAATGAATTCACAGTGGCGATTAAGAATGACAAAGaacaaattataaaattaaTGCTTGTAAAGTAGACACACCTCTCTCTTGGCCTTTCCTCTCTACTTCTGGGTTCCTTGTCAGTCTCCTCTTTTGACTTCTGGACTGCTTGAGGACTTCTTCTCATGAGGAATCGGTTCTCTGGGATGGGCGGTATTTCTTCTGGACGCACAGTGGATGTAACCAATTCCTCTTGTTCCTTCTCTTCAGCATTTTCATCCTCTGACCTAGAAAACCATTGTAGCTCAGTATAAAGACAGCAAGTACTATTTACACTGCAGAAggtgaacattttcaaattaattagGTACcttttcttgtccttcttcttctctttctttttgagcTTTTTTGCCTTCTTCTTCCGCTTCTTGGATTCTTTCCCAGATTCGTCAGTGTCAGAAGAGGAATCTGAGGAGCTTTCTGAGGAgcttgagctgctgctggaactgGAGGCTcgccctttctttttttcatccttcttTGCTGCAAATATGTAGAAGTGTTTTAAAACCTTCATATGAGCTTCATGAAAACTAACGTGCGTCTCCTCAGACAATAGCAGGAAGAAATTTGGCAAAAGCTAATGTTTTAAACTTGTTTTGAAAACAGGCCAACCAACCTTTAGATTTAGGGACCAGCTCTCCACAGTTCAGAACTTTGATTTCAGCATACGGTTTGCTGTTAGGATCTGTTTTCTGGTTCTCCATGGTTTGAACAACCTCTTGGCCAGAGATCACATGGCCAAAAACTACATGCACTCTGAAAAGTAATGCAGTGTTGAGCTTTTAACTGTGAGACATACTGTTTACATTGTGCATTATGCCATCAAATAGATTTTCAGATGCAATCAAACTGAAATTACCCATCCAGATGTGGTGAGGGTTTTGTTGTTCTGAAGTGTCAcagggagaaaaggggaaaaagcaTAGCATTTTTGTAAGGCTTCGACATGACAGATTGAACCATTAATacacaaaatcaataaaataaacatatacagATAGTGCTTACATGAAAAACTGCGATCCATTTGTGTCTTTGCCCCTATTGGCCATAGACAGCAGGTATTCCTTGTTGTGCTTGACAGCAAAGCTTTCATCTGGGGGGAAAGGATAACATTGTACTGCCATCTTGAAGCCAACGTCGGTTTGGGTAAGAACTGACAGCTCTGACAGTGGCCTCTTTACCTTCAAAAAAGCCTCCATAGATGGACTCGCCTCCTCTTCCGTTGCCTAAGATGTCAAAGAACAAAGAAACCGTAAGCaaaagagctgcagcagcaaaaagagattttagaattttaaaaCTTGTGATGATTGATGGTTTTGTTGGTGCTTTCGTTATTAGATGCTGACGCCATCTGTATACGATGTGTAGGAGGTTAAAACAGAAAGTGCCCTATGTCAAAGCCTGACGTGGACCTCCCTagaaatgtatatacatgttGCGGCAATGCAGACAACTGGGATTGGTCCACTTGGTAGCATGTGCCTCTCAGTGGCCAGACAAGCACCCACCCTCCATCTGCCTCAAACATTTCAATAGTCAAATGCATCGAGGGATGCACCGATACCGATATCAGTATCGGGTCCAATACTGTGCTCATGTACTTGTACTCATAAAACTACCCCGATAGTACAGCACCAGATACCATGACGGCAACATAGTGTCCTCTAGACAGTTGAGCATGTCGGCGGCATTAAGCGGAGGAGCAATGCCAGCAATTTGTAGCAAAAACACGAAAActacaaaaactaaaaagcagGCGCTGATGATCCTAATATTTCATGTTACCAGCAGAAGTGATACAGCACATTAAAAGCTGTGACTCCATAAATTCCAAAggtatatttcttttttttaagcagggGCAAGTACTCATATCGGGGAGCTAAATGTATGTACTTGGTCTtaaaaaaagtggtatcgttGGATCCCTAAATGCATCATCTCCTCCAGCGTCTTCACCCTTTACTGTGTTGTAGTAATTTCAGTGAAATTAACTACTGTTGAACTTTTATTAgcttttaaagtttttattagGCTTTAAAGTCAGTAAAGTGCATCCTCACATTTCTTGAATGGGTCAGATTTGTTTTAAGGGAAGAACACCTTCAACCTTTATCAACTCACCCTCACTGAAGTCTCCTCCTTGAATCATGAAGTCCTTCACAACACGATGGAACAGACATCCTTTGTAGTGCAGGGGTTTCTGAGTTCCTTTACCGACGCCTTTCTCACCTGCAGGAAACATCGGtaatcatcattattaattattgagtGAAACGACAGATAACAtttgttaaataataataaattaataaagagATAAATTTATTATTCACCTGTGCAGAGGCATCTGAAGTTTTCACATGTTTTTGGACAGATGTCCGAAAACAGCTCCACCACAACTCTGCCCACTGTGAGGATACACCGGGTTACTTAATTTTGTTTCAACAATATACTCAGTTGTCAGGGAGTCTACTACATTAGACCAAGCAAAAACAGACAGTTTAATACAACATCCCTGAAATAAATACTACCTTCTGCTAGGAGGTAACAATGATTGGGTTAGCGTTAAAAAATTTGAGGGTGATAATCCAATTTTATAGCCAGTTCAGAAGCTGTAGTTTGCGGTGTTGTATTCTCAATGCCGATATTGACATTAGGGAGTACGAGATTCTTGATACCAATACATTGGCtgatatctatagatatatatctatagatatccatatctatatttatatatatatatagatatgtcaATTTCAATCTgccaatgattcctaagatgtcgttatcaaacctttatgacaaagaaatgtaattgagtttTGATATATTAGTTTatccataaactttatcatagaTAACtataaattgtttgtttttttttcaaatacaaccGAATACACagaagttgaattaagaaaataaaaattttttttaccctaaaaTGTAAAGATAAATGCACAATTAAAGTCTCACATGGGTTGATAACATGGGCTGATAACATCGGTCTGGCTTTAAAcgtatatcggccgataccgatatgtctgtgataGGCTATGGTCGGCCAACCATTTATCGCTCGGGCTCTAACCCCACACACATTGCAAGTCACCAGAGCCACAAACGACATTCTCCCACAAGACCATAAAATGAACATCTCTCTAGAGCCGTTTCAGAAGCAGCCTTCACGACCCTGGTGGAGTGAATGCACCAGGAAGCAGGCGGAGAGGTGAGGCGTGATTCTTACCGAGCACATTACCGATTCCAATGTCGAAGAAGCATCTGGCGCGCTGAACCTTGATCCCCATGATCACCTGTACCGATCAAACACCTGCAGGTGACCAACACAGATCGGAGAACGGATGAGTGACAGTGAGATATAACCGGCACAAAATGAGATGCAAATCCCCCCCGGTCCGGGTTTCAACAGCTGAACGGTTTCTCTCAATGCTACTGCAAAACAACCAATGGTGCCGGCGTTGACCGCAGGATGAACCACACGGACAACGCTGTTCTATAAAAGGTGGCTGAgctactatttttttttttacccgtaGAATATTTTGGCTAACAAGAGACACGTTTTAAACTGTGTCCCCCCCTTTCACACGCACAATGTGGATGATAcggctgcagctgcaaacaGCGGCGTCAATCCATCCAGCGTTAGGCCtggtgttagcattagcatgctCACCTAGCACCGGCCGCACAACACGTAGGGGGGGGAGAACACAGGACAACACGCATCACTTCCGTGTAGTCACCGCATCCACGTGTCGTTTAAGACGGCAATAAAGTGAAAACCACATCACCTGGAAGCAAAGGTATCACTCCAATACAGCGAGCGGCTCTGGACACACGACGGACATCAAGTTCCATTCAGTGTTGCGCTCACTGTTTCTAAAGATGGCGCGGCGGGGACGTCAACGTCTGTCGAGGCTCGTGCGCCAGTCAACGCAGCAGGGCACGTAGTACgttgatggagaggagacatttTGCCCTGAAATTTACCTTTCAGGCACAACGTTCTCTCAGGCCTGCTAAATCAGTTTACTACTGGTCCCATTGTAAGTGTTTTCCAGATTTGATCAGGTTGTTATCCACAAGCAAAATGTCTCACCTCATGCGACATTTTGCATGATAAGAATTTTTTGTACTGTGCtttcaaaacaatattattCTTATGGATATAATTTGTTCGACGTTATTACAGTACAacatacacagaaaacaaaagggtAATAGTCATTTTCATGAATGTGATGTTATTAGCCTAAAGTCAATTATTATTGCTGGTAttattggtattattattactagCGCTGCATAGGGCCCCTCATGTCAAAGCAAGTTTgtcaacatatatatacatatatatatatatacacacacacgtttatctGACtgctgtacccccccccccccccccccccccccccccccccccccccccccccccctcatgagGGATAGTTACTTCATCCTCTCacgagatatatatatatatatacctccTCATGAAGGTAAGCTTCAACCAGTTGCTTTTAGtaccttatatatatatatatagtcataGTCATAGTCATAGTCATAGTGATGAAGAATGTTATCAGGTACTACAGGCAACTGGTTGCCTGGGTGAATGAGCTGCTgcctgaaagacaaaacagagggTTTCAAAAAGCTCCAACTTCATTGGGGACGGAAGCGAAACATTGTACAACACGCGTTAGGTAAATTTGACTTTCACAATGTGCGATTTTCACAACGTGTTTATATTTTCGTCCAATGTAGAGTGTTTGAATCTCTATAGTCCGCAGCGATCTAGCCAACAACAGGGCTGCTTGAGGGAGTCTGATCGTTTCCGTCATGTTACGTGATTGTCTCCTCATCCACGTGAATACCGCGTTACAAAACCCGAACTGAGCTGCAGACGGGACACTTCAGTCCTGGTGCACCAAGTCCCAGGGAATCTCTGAGTGGGGCTGTTTCTTCGTAACCTTCTTAAAGTGATGACGTTCCCAGAGCCTGAGTGAGCTACTTTCAATTTACATGTCAGGTGTTTGCTTTTTGATTCAGAACAACCATGGATAATGTCAGAAATTGTGATGCAGATTGAAataatgtgttattttgtgtgtgtcctctcttaGTTGATTGAGGTCCCTAAAGGTGCGGCCTACTACCCACTACCTCCACACTGATACTCGTTGGTTGTGATACCTGTTGGCTGAGGCTGCTTGTCAGTTTGACATTGAGTTGGACAGTGGACACTGTTTGGACAATGAAGACCTCTGCGCATACTTAGCCTGAGCCCATGTCTGTGATCATGTTCCGGCTCCGGTGTGCCACTTCCTGCCCTCGCAGGCTCCTTCATGTGGGGACAGTGAACCGAGACCAAGttctggagcagctgcaggtttGCCCGGCCGAAGACCAGGTGTTAGATGTGGTGGGCAAGAACAAGGCCAAGCTCACCGTGAGCCATGTCAGCTGTGCCCTGGAGATGTTGTGCCAGTTCCAGAGAGATAAACCTCTGCTGCTCCGGACTGAGGAGCTCAAGAGTCACCCACAGTTCTTGACTCTCCGGATTATGGCTGAGCACAAAATTCCTCTGATGGATGATTTGATGTTGGTGGACATGCTTTACCATATCCTCAGGTACCCTAATGCACAGAAGCCATTAAAGAACATGTTTTCCAATTATGAAATTGTAATTTTGACGTGTTATCGTCTTTGTTGTAGGCTGAACGTGGAGCCACATGACTCCCTTGTTCAACAGTTGGTTTTAGAAGCATGGCTACGAATAGACGGGTAAGATGACATgactgttttttcatttttgtatttaggTAATGAAGGCCCCAACTAACTATTGTTTTCATGACTGATTCATTTAGCaagtattttcttaattttacCGAGTAATTCTTAAATCTATAAGATGCCAGAAAATAGTTAAAATCTTCCATCATAATATCCCAGAGCCAAGAAGTGACGTCAAGTGTCTTGTCGTTCCAACCAACAGTCCTGAACcacaatgtattcaatttcaAATCATATAAAACAAGGAAATCTTCACATTTCAGATGCTGGAACCAGCAAGTGTTTTGCAGCTTTTCTTAATAAATGGCCGACCCATCAAAGCTGTTATTTAATCTGTTTATGGATCAATCATATCACTGTTTAATATTAATGAGATGTTTCACATGTGGATTTTTGCAGACTCCCAATGAGTGTCCTATCCAAGTTTGCCAATTGTCTAAGTAAACAGTTCCTTCATCACAGTCCTCTAATGGGCCAAATCACCAGAATTGTGGATCAGAAGTTAGCGTCTATCGATGATGCCAGGTTGGTCATCAGACAAAATTCATTTGAATCGCCTCATGTTGTGAATTGACTCTCTGGCATTGATTTTCTCAGGACCCTATCATCACTGATGAAATGCACATCGTCCTTGGTGTCTCCCCGGCTGCAGGATGCCCTCATCAGCAGGGTATATGACCTCCTGGACACCATGGATCCCTCTAACTACAACACCCCTCGAAGAGTGGTGAAGTTCATGCTCAACACCAAGTGCAGCCATCCGCCACTGCTGGAGAAGTGCAACCAGATCTTCTTGTTAAACCTTTCCAGGATGGATGCAGTGCATATCAAATCCATCATGGAGATATATCAGTCCCTGCAGTTCAACAACAATGACTTCAGGCTGGCTGTGAGAAAAAGGCTGATAGAACTGATTGATTCAAGCACTGATCCTTACTCCTACACTAAACTGTTTGTTGCTCTGGCTCCCATGGCCAATCTGGAGATCAGAGAAGGGTTTGTTTCATTATTGGTGGACTAATAATGGAGTAGAAATCTCACCCTTTACAGCAGTCCTCTAATTTCACCGGTCTGTTTTGTGGTTTCATTCCTCTTAGGTTGGAGAACACGGCCTTCCTGTTGGCGGACGAGTTCAGTGCATGGCAGGCTCTAAGTGTATTCGAAGCATTAGCAGAGATTCAGAGCAGGAACCTTGGCTTAATGAACAAGTGAGTACACATCTCTGCCACATAGCACATTAGCATTGCCACACGTAGCTGCTTTAAAACATGTACTGAaaatccggacattttcctgaagttCTCTGGAGAATGTGAGatgtgtatgtgagaatgcaaatctCCACAAATGTTTCTCCGGACATTTTGCAGAACTATTCCTGCCATGCCACCAATGCAATTTCCGGAAAATTTCAGAGGGagcgagtgagtgggcgtgttgatgactgtaatcTAAAACACTGCTTACTGCTGAAGAATTATTGTTCCAGTTGGTGTGAATGCATCTGActtgtcatatgtgaaaggcaaactccgtgAAATGTCGGGACCCAATTTTCGGAACCCTGCTTTCAGTTAATGTCGGTAAGCAGGCTTAGGCAACTGAAAAGGTTGAAAGTTCAATCTTGATTTCGGGTATTGGACCATTACCAGTAATTGTGGTGCTTTCGATTGTATCACACAATCCTCAGCTGATTCCGCTGTCCTGCTGTCATTTAATTATAGAGGTTCACCttctaatttcatttttgaCCTTGGAATTGGCAGATGAACAAAATCTCTCCACAATGTCCATTTAAAAACAGTCTTTTAATTGTACATGTTTCCTAAAAGACAAATctaatgaatttatttttaaactgtaaaacctCCCACTCTGGTTATAGCTTGTtcaatttcattaaaaacataaaatgtaaggGCTCTTTATCATTGTGTATTGTAtattaaacataaatattttgtcactatttttaaatatgtgattaCTCGAATACTTTCTTGCATCATTATTTTCCAGAATTGCATCAGTAATCCAGGGGAACCTTCATGTCTATAAACCAATGCAGGTGGCCAAAATCACCCAAGCCCTTTATCTGTTGAAGTACCAGAACCCCGAACTCTCCACTAAATTAAGAATCATTTTGGTCAAGTAAGTGCTTATTTGAGCAAAAAGGAGCCACTTTAGCTTGAACACtttgaataaaatacagactGACTGCACTTTTACTTTTGTAGTTTTCTCCAGTGCAGCGTTTTGCCCCGTGAGGTGGCCATGCTGACCCGCTCTCTGCTCATGCTGCCCTCTCAGCGAGTCGAAGAGGCCGTGATGTCGCGCATAGAGACGATAGTGACGCAGTGCAATTTCAAGGACCTCAACTTAATTTCTTCTGCCATTGCCAAGTGGTTACGGAATGATACGTCCTTCTGCAACAACACTCCCGGTAGGTACGTCCGTCTGATGACGACTCTGAACCGCTGCCGCCTCGAGAGGCTACAGACAGCTGACCGGCTGGACCTGATGCTCGAGGAGCTTAAGCACAATTCAGGCGACTGGGCTGAAGAAATGCTGCTCCAGGAGACAATGGTCATGCTGCAGAGGATGATGGATCAAATAAACTGGACCAATGTGCAGGATCTGGCTCTCTTCTTAACCAAAAAGCGTtacctctgtcctcctctgatgCAGCGAATCGCCAGTGTGGCCACTAAAGACATTGACAAGGTGCTTTAAGAAACTTCAGTGCACATTAAGTTTGAAATAACGTATTATATATTAACTGTACATTTCCTGTATCATCTTCAAGATTCACTATTCGGCAACATTTGCCATCCTGCTACCCTTTTGTTTCCTGAATTATGATTCTGCGCAAGTAGACGAGTTGCGTGATGTGTGTATTCGGCACTTCACTCCTCGTATCAGTAAGTAGTCAGattatggattttcttttttttctctttttttaaactcacacTAACATCATCTCACCGTGTATTTGTAGGCTCCTTTGAACCACATGTGCTAGTTTTCCTGGCATACTGGCTGGCTGTGGCAGAATGTTTTCCTGAAGAACTTGTCAGAGAAATCTTCAGTATTGACTTTCTGGGAAAGCTAGATTCCGAGCTAGAAAGTATGTGCCCAGTTACTTTAAAAGCATTCTGAAAAGTACTTGTCCTTGTGCATCTGTGGCAAAATATTTATCTTGAGACGCTTGCTGTCTTCACAAGCGCTTCACACTTTTTGAATAAGACTTATGTAACGTCATGTTACCTCTTTCAGCCCTGCCAGAAAATCTCAACATGCTGACACAAAGGCGTCTCATCGAACTTAATCGCGCCGTGTGTCTCGAGTGTCCAGAGTTCCAGGTGCCGTGGTTTCATGAGCGCGTCTGCCAGCAGATGCAAAACAGAGGTAACAAGGCTCACTAATATTACCGGAATTGGTGAGTTAGAACTTTGCAATCAGATCAATTAACATTATTGATTGCCaatcaaaatgtgtttccagGGAAAAGCATGCCGGGCTCTGTGCTGCAGCAGATCCACAAAATGTTGGCTGAAGTTCTTGGTGGCATTAACTATGTTCAAAAAGAGGTTATTGCTCCGTATTGTTACACCATAAGTGAGTAATATTGGATAATTTCCATCTCAGCATTCAACACTGATTTCATCATGAGGCTTACATGTATCTCTCCTAAAGCCTTCAATAGAGGTGAATGTGAAATGGtgaagtgtgaatatttgtgtgatATGATATACTGCAATGTGGccatgctttttctttttagacatTGAATGCATTCTGGACAAACACCTACAGCCGCTGCCTTACAGTAATTGGAGCAAACCGCAGATCTTGGACAGAGAGGAGGTTCACTGGGGAACAAGCTCGCTGAAAAACATCAAGCATGAGCTTCCACCGGGAGCTCAGCGGTATGGCAGCTTATACAGACTAGAGCCTGAatattgaatatgaataattaGACCACTCAGAAGTTAAATGTTTtaggatgtttgttttttctctctctcatctctcagaGTTGCGGTGAACATTCTTAAACCAAGCAGTTTCTGTAAAAACTCTCATCATTTGAAAGGCAGCTCtttgatgaagaaaagacaCCTTGAAATTCTGGGATATCGTGTCATTCAGGTGAGAGGACAAAATACAAGTTGACATTGCTTGTAATACTGCACTGAAGCTTGTTAAATGCTGGTTGAGTGtataaaacacagagacagtgaaataattagtagggttttttttgcagatccCTCACTTTGAATGGAACTCCATGGAGCTTTCTACACCGGATGCTTGGAAGGAATATCTAAGGAAGAAAATATTTGGAGAGCTTTCTTCTTAAAGGCCTTATTTATTGTTGAATaatgaaagacattttacatacaaCACTGAGTCTCTTAAGTGCCCACACCTTGGCATGGTGACTGAACAgaacagtgtttttgttattgtcgaCTATAGTAAATAAGTGctccttatttttttgttaaagaaagaaattatgATTGTCTATAATGTGCTTTTGTATTAAATAAccaagatgaaataaaatgtttttgtttgttagttatagattttaaaaaaaaagataattattaCAACTGACAGTGTAGAGTATGGTTTTAATTGACTAATCTAGTAATATTATTCAAGGCCAATCGCAACCGTCAAAGGATAAGTGCTATAGATTTTGGATGGATGATATTGTTATCTGGTgtctgcaaaagaaaagatgtgCTTTCACTGGAGTCCAGGTGCAAAGTCACTGAAAAATAACGACACCGGATAGTTAATTTCTCTTGGCTATCTATACAAATTTACACTCACCTTTCAACGTGAACATCAGCAGCCATTTGACTAGTTATCTTTTAAATTGCTTTGAAAGGGTAAAGTTAAAGTTCATCAGGCATATACACAGGAGTGAAATCCAATTATCTTATGAGCTGTGTTAAAAATgctttgaaacacaaaaaaactaaaatgacaaaCAGTAAGTCTGTGGGTGATACGTTAATACTGAAGAGTTAAAATACTCATGGaagaggaacatttccagaTTGACagaagatatttatttattatgtattatattttatttctcaaaCCATTTCCTGCTGGccataataatattcatatataatgaGTAAGATCAAGACAATTTCTGGTCCAAATCACAGTAACTCTTTCATGTTAGACATTTCTGATCATgattaacattttatatatatatatatatatatatatatataaaaaaaaaacctcagtaTAAGCAAAGGATGTGTCTGATATGTTGAAATGATTAAAGACAACAAAGAGCAGTAAAGTGAAATGTCCCTGAACTGAACTGTAGTTACAGTTTGGGCATTCTGGCCGAATTCAGACGCATGGACACACAGGAGGCTCCAGCAGTGTAACGCATCTCTCTGATCATACCACTCCACTGTTTCTTGTCATCTTCATACCTGTAAGGAAgttaaaacatgtttctgtAATGCAGAGTTGTCATCATATAAGAAAGGCAccaaaatcaatgttttttacCGCAGTATATATTAAGTATACTACTTTGTAAGAAGCAAAAAGTCAACACATACTGCCATATGTCAAGCATTTCGCTGGGTGCACACTCTTTGTTCTCGTTCTCAACCATGGCGAAGCCTCCCACAGCGTACAGCTGCCCACCACAGCTGACCAGGTTGACTGAACTCCTCTCCTGGGGAAACTCTGTGAAGGGTGACCACCTGCAACAAGGTGCACTCAGCCGTTATAACGTGATCCCCTCTCTGGTCCTTGTTCCTTGACTTTAGACCTCATTTTGGATTTAAAGCGGCGGTTCCCAACTTGAAGGACTCAACAAAGATTGTCAAGATAAATCTGAGAGGAGTCACGAGACAATTAAGGGAAGAAAACTATATTTCTGTTACACAAATTATAATCATTTTCTTCCTGACACTTCTCTACAGTATAATTTGGGCCACACCAAAGCCGAAACCTGTGATGAGGGTTCACAAGCC contains the following coding sequences:
- the ppig gene encoding peptidyl-prolyl cis-trans isomerase G → MGIKVQRARCFFDIGIGNVLVGRVVVELFSDICPKTCENFRCLCTGEKGVGKGTQKPLHYKGCLFHRVVKDFMIQGGDFSEGNGRGGESIYGGFFEDESFAVKHNKEYLLSMANRGKDTNGSQFFITTKPSPHLDGVHVVFGHVISGQEVVQTMENQKTDPNSKPYAEIKVLNCGELVPKSKAKKDEKKKGRASSSSSSSSSSESSSDSSSDTDESGKESKKRKKKAKKLKKKEKKKDKKRSEDENAEEKEQEELVTSTVRPEEIPPIPENRFLMRRSPQAVQKSKEETDKEPRSREERPRESASTTYNSQSAYHKRLVMTRSGRKIKGRGPRRYRTPSRSRSRDRFRRSETPPHWRQELQRQRMRAVTGERWIKGDRGDMSEAKDEAAKAPRRERRASSTKHDKTAEGKKDKKSRSHRSKSKEEEAVEKDEKHSKHKSKKQDKSQSRSKSREKSRRSKSRDEGHKHKSDERRGRSGSKNRDVNKKEKESESDPSKDKNKGHESDKKHKEDTKGRNGEGTRTKSQSKERTTKDGHRSSSRNRDRGGTAASKEKDEKREKDSERDRERSRSQERRRNSDRENRRRGTSRDKEHRTRSSERNKTRDSHRSRRSRSKSDKRVHSKDRSSHRKDKVAADQRRRRSSSSGSDRNEKRKSRKSPENSASKSKDRRSPASTRPDSTKGKDRNNSKRNKSSSSSSSDSD
- the fastkd1 gene encoding FAST kinase domain-containing protein 1, mitochondrial, producing the protein MSVIMFRLRCATSCPRRLLHVGTVNRDQVLEQLQVCPAEDQVLDVVGKNKAKLTVSHVSCALEMLCQFQRDKPLLLRTEELKSHPQFLTLRIMAEHKIPLMDDLMLVDMLYHILRLNVEPHDSLVQQLVLEAWLRIDGLPMSVLSKFANCLSKQFLHHSPLMGQITRIVDQKLASIDDARTLSSLMKCTSSLVSPRLQDALISRVYDLLDTMDPSNYNTPRRVVKFMLNTKCSHPPLLEKCNQIFLLNLSRMDAVHIKSIMEIYQSLQFNNNDFRLAVRKRLIELIDSSTDPYSYTKLFVALAPMANLEIREGLENTAFLLADEFSAWQALSVFEALAEIQSRNLGLMNKIASVIQGNLHVYKPMQVAKITQALYLLKYQNPELSTKLRIILVNFLQCSVLPREVAMLTRSLLMLPSQRVEEAVMSRIETIVTQCNFKDLNLISSAIAKWLRNDTSFCNNTPGRYVRLMTTLNRCRLERLQTADRLDLMLEELKHNSGDWAEEMLLQETMVMLQRMMDQINWTNVQDLALFLTKKRYLCPPLMQRIASVATKDIDKIHYSATFAILLPFCFLNYDSAQVDELRDVCIRHFTPRISSFEPHVLVFLAYWLAVAECFPEELVREIFSIDFLGKLDSELETLPENLNMLTQRRLIELNRAVCLECPEFQVPWFHERVCQQMQNRGKSMPGSVLQQIHKMLAEVLGGINYVQKEVIAPYCYTINIECILDKHLQPLPYSNWSKPQILDREEVHWGTSSLKNIKHELPPGAQRVAVNILKPSSFCKNSHHLKGSSLMKKRHLEILGYRVIQIPHFEWNSMELSTPDAWKEYLRKKIFGELSS